A window from Argopecten irradians isolate NY chromosome 3, Ai_NY, whole genome shotgun sequence encodes these proteins:
- the LOC138319243 gene encoding protein sprint-like isoform X4 has translation MLNNIANDLDLLLDEMCDIYPYPETTSNNAKFQSFVKTQQTYTDSSPGRGEDSAFGTLASTDSYSSEQKTRSDSLQSAHLDVFGLNNKGLEIPTYPDRVQTSGSDSCGSEGRNISFLERLTKTHAIWYLSDIGRSGAVHLLKDRDPGNFILRKSSQPQTLALSVQFPEKGVANVDHYLIMSTENGLQLQGSHHYFCNVANLLAFYHQNMEELPHVLTLPPTIMRARTLQELNSLSYLGQDFWTSYRFDKGSNASLQDNCGSRVHSTMMLHKSTSEPINIQGTVVGPEASGHVSLRPHTAQSLQHFPQHHNSRPISSQSSGSSREYLENRCSRSDQSTPNKIFSGQHRHSNVSQDKSSSEHDRNSSDLGSQLVVHHERSSSGQSYTAPMGQMSDTSHSDHERTTSSEQIFPVISRPMREDSPSGSSLTDSGKLKDRDPGNFILRKSSQPQTLALSVQFPEKGVANVDHYLIMSTENGLQLQGSHHYFCNVANLLAFYHQNMEELPHVLTLPPTIMRARTLQELNSLSYLGQDFWTSYRFDKGSNASLQDNCGSRVHSTMMLHKSTSEPINIQGTVVGPEASGHVSLRPHTAQSLQHFPQHHNSRPISSQSSGSSREYLENRCSRSDQSTPNKIFSGQHRHSNVSQDKSSSEHDRNSSDLGSQLVVHHERSSSGQSYTAPMGQMSDTSHSDHERTTSSEQIFPVISRPMREDSPSGSSLTDSGKVCDRCGGSSRSLTPHTLGSSSSLNSIDYNYREESPLSQTHPKPKSHKSNLYCTTSLDLLQLPENQYFKSNLSDKMSDYEDIWKNSTAPTPVPSLKCSVINTPVNSVKGSEPNTPVSCVSIQTDDYTKFHQTDNLNDVHVQKPQQSQKNIMYNLSQNDLNNRPDGSNVINVMPKRRMLRALSLDESNKQNNLSVPMQVDFVGFRAKSEQVIDRPKASVQTQTSPIHKYKPPSLHLHSNSSAASSVASGVKSPVYAEPFDALEPGQIQEQKPTPRQRRRSAPAMGANVQSRKVLGMSHNPKLETIFSPRVEEDSENFTFNQFGANSPAINPAMYKLPPSGGKQNNKKGKREKKWLSNLSVLSRDNVDEVVKKLETIQCDDQSISDTGKRKNGMPEMMVDGIAYDPEEQVTSTLRKFPVYQKQVSVRSCQSEYSTMEDIISNENPSLTVKPIPVMPVKNYRVLSEYDNLTNQYAPPSARSHTSTGTEFCKPWGNNFFESLLIKTNNPKLVPPMDVNERIQAWRTDSQKFRPVSSVRNSVISSSTLLEEEEESICDTPQPDVQPPPLPNVPCPTHTGEHHLVSSVGNKRRKASQDNDDQSEASTTTNTFHSMAPPKTTKAHIREASKSKSKSPETRIRDYITKLSENKLTTFGSTIANFIQCTIESPETNPGIVTRNVRQFMTGIRNYLVKHELEDVIETERTRLRSNEILNVDAIIERALHVCVLQPLKHHIYQLFVNEYTRNGSVRNLSENIRYARTKSPEEIGLRPGISPPDSTVMESIKQYLTKMQKAYSPLKKLEYLLSATAIIYQCTNKAEHSRPGPVPMGADDFLPMMIYVLVHCGFVTAEIESDYIWGLIHPSLLNGEGGYYLTSLSSAVLVLKKFRDMQETQTTQHEGHLPGIEDIQGFLKIAIPDELRDSIIWKTLPVRPKMHTKDVCTLIAHKFKVTNPQDYGLYILIKGEERRLLDAEIPQDLKNEHQNNKKNCVFAYKRTAANIAWPVSLQK, from the exons ATGCTGAATAACATCGCCAATGACCTGGACCTACTATTAGATGAGATGTGTGATATTTACCCATACCCTGAAACAACGAGTAACAACGCTAAGTTCCAGTCTTTTGT GAAGACCCAGCAGACGTATACGGACAGTAGCCCTGGGCGCGGGGAGGACAGCGCCTTTGGAACATTGGCGTCAACAGACAGTTACTCCAGCGAGCAGAAGACTCGAAGTGACTCGCTCCAATCTGCTCATCTGGATGTGTTTGGTCTCAACAACAAG GGTTTGGAGATCCCCACGTATCCAGACCGGGTCCAGACTTCAGGCAGCGACTCCTGTGGTTCAGAGGGACGCAACATCTCGTTTTTGGAGCGTCTCACCAAGACACATGCAATATGGTATCTCTCAGACATAGGAAGGTCCGGGGCAGTGCATTTACTGAAGGACCGCGACCCTGGG AACTTCATCCTGAGGAAGTCAAGTCAGCCTCAGACCTTGGCGCTGAGTGTCCAGTTTCCAGAGAAGGGCGTGGCTAATGTTGATCATTACCTGATCATGTCCACAGAGAACGGACTACAACTACAAGGCTCACATCATTATTTCTGTAATGTTGCCAATCTTCTCGCCTTCTACCATCAAAACAT GGAAGAGCTGCCCCATGTTCTCACACTTCCACCCACCATCATGCGTGCCCGCACACTACAGGAACTTAACTCACTCTCCTACCTGGGACAAG ATTTCTGGACATCTTATAGATTTGACAAGGGCTCTAACGCCAGTCTACAGGACAACTGTGGTTCCAGGGTACACTCCACAATGATGCTCCACAAGTCCACTAGTGAGCCAATCAACATACAGGGAACTGTTGTGGGTCCCGAGGCGTCAGGCCATGTGTCCCTGAGGCCCCACACTGCCCAGTCTTTACAACACTTCCCCCAACACCATAACTCACGTCCTATTTCTAGTCAGTCCAGTGGCAGTTCACGAGAATATCTCGAAAATCGGTGTTCTCGATCTGACCAGTCCACTCCAAACAAAATCTTCTCTGGCCAACATAGACATTCTAATGTAAGTCAAGACAAGAGTTCTTCAGAACACGACAGGAATTCGTCGGATTTAGGTTCTCAGTTAGTGGTTCATCATGAACGGTCGTCGTCAGGCCAGAGTTATACCGCTCCGATGGGACAGATGTCTGACACGTCTCACAGTGATCATGAGAGGACGACGTCCTCAGAACAGATATTTCCAGTGATTAGTCGACCAATGCGTGAGGACTCTCCTTCAGGGTCGAGTCTGACAGACAGTGGTAAACTGAAGGACCGCGACCCTGGG AACTTCATCCTGAGGAAGTCAAGTCAGCCTCAGACCTTGGCGCTGAGTGTCCAGTTTCCAGAGAAGGGCGTGGCTAATGTTGATCATTACCTGATCATGTCCACAGAGAACGGACTACAACTACAAGGCTCACATCATTATTTCTGTAATGTTGCCAATCTTCTCGCCTTCTACCATCAAAACAT GGAAGAGCTGCCCCATGTTCTCACACTTCCACCCACCATCATGCGTGCCCGCACACTACAGGAACTTAACTCACTCTCCTACCTGGGACAAG ATTTCTGGACATCTTATAGATTTGACAAGGGCTCTAACGCCAGTCTACAGGACAACTGTGGTTCCAGGGTACACTCCACAATGATGCTCCACAAGTCCACTAGTGAGCCAATCAACATACAGGGAACTGTTGTGGGTCCCGAGGCGTCAGGCCATGTGTCCCTGAGGCCCCACACTGCCCAGTCTTTACAACACTTCCCCCAACACCATAACTCACGTCCTATTTCTAGTCAGTCCAGTGGCAGTTCACGAGAATatcttgaaaatcggtgttctCGATCTGACCAGTCCACTCCAAACAAAATCTTCTCTGGCCAACATAGACATTCTAATGTAAGTCAAGACAAGAGTTCTTCAGAACACGACAGGAATTCGTCGGATTTAGGTTCTCAGTTAGTGGTTCATCATGAACGGTCGTCGTCAGGCCAGAGTTATACCGCTCCGATGGGACAGATGTCTGACACGTCTCACAGTGATCATGAGAGGACGACGTCCTCAGAACAGATATTTCCAGTGATTAGTCGACCAATGCGTGAGGACTCTCCTTCAGGGTCGAGTCTGACAGACAGTGGTAAAGTGTGTGATCGGTGTGGGGGTAGTAGTCGTTCACTAACCCCCCACACTCTGGGGAGTTCCTCCTCCCTAAACTCTATAGACTATAACTACCGTGAGGAATCGCCCTTGTCACAAACTCATCCTAAACCCAAATCGCATAAATCAAACCTTTACTGTACCACCTCTCTTGATCTGCTCCAGCTGCCGGAGAATCAGTATTTCAAAAGTAACTTGTCAGATAAAATGAGTGACTATGAGGATATATGGAAGAACTCCACAGCTCCCACCCCTGTGCCATCATTAAAATGCTCTGTGATAAATACTCCTGTAAATTCTGTTAAGGGATCCGAACCCAATACTCCAGTGTCGTGTGTATCCATACAGACTGACGACTATACCAAATTTCATCAGACAGACAATCTAAATGATGTGCATGTACAAAAACCACAGCAAAGTCAGAAAAACATTATGTACAATTTGTCACAGAATGACCTTAACAATAGACCTGATGGTTCTAATGTGATCAATGTCATGCCTAAACGACGTATGCTCCGAGCACTCAGTCTCGATGAGTCTAATAAACAGAACAATCTCAGTGTGCCAATGCAGGTAGATTTTGTGGGTTTCCGAGCAAAGTCTGAACAAGTGATAGACCGACCAAAGGCTTCAGTTCAAACGCAGACAAGTCCAATACACAAATATAAACCGCCATCTCTTCATCTCCATAGCAACAGTAGTGCTGCTTCGTCTGTTGCATCAGGCGTCAAAAGTCCAGTGTATGCAGAGCCGTTTGATGCCTTAGAACCTGGTCAAATACAGGAACAGAAACCCACACCAAGGCAACGACGCCGATCAGCACCTGCAATGGGTGCCAATGTGCAATCACGGAAAGTATTAGGTATGTCACATAATCCAAAGTTAGAGACCATCTTCTCACCTCGGGTTGAGGAGGACAGTGAAAACTTTACGTTTAATCAATTTGGTGCTAATAGTCCTGCAATTAATCCTGCCATGTATAAACTGCCACCTAGTGGTGGAAAACAGAACAATAAAAAAGGCAAGCGAGAGAAGAAATGGCTGTCTAATCTATCAGTGTTAAGTAGGGATAATGTTGATGAGGTTGTTAAAAAGCTTGAGACTATTCAGTGTGATGATCAAAGTATTAGTGACACAGGGAAACGGAAAAATGGCATGCCTGAGATGATGGTGGATGGCATCGCGTATGATCCCGAGGAACAGGTCACATCAACACTCAGGAAATTTCCAGTGTATCAAAAACAAGTGTCTGTACGCTCATGTCAGTCTGAATACTCGACGATGGAGGATATTATTTCTAATGAAAATCCTTCATTAACTGTTAAACCCATACCTGTGATGCCAGTGAAAAACTATCGTGTTCTGTCTGAGTACGACAATCTAACAAATCAGTATGCCCCTCCCTCAGCACGCTCACACACAAGTACGGGCACTGAATTCTGTAAGCCATGGGGGAATAACTTTTTTGAGTccttattaataaaaacaaataatccGAAGTTAGTGCCCCCTATGGATGTGAATGAGCGTATACAGGCGTGGCGAACTGATAGCCAGAAGTTCCGACCTGTGTCGAGTGTAAGAAACAGTGTGATCTCGAGTTCTACCTTactggaggaggaggaggagtctATCTGTGATACGCCTCAGCCTGATGTACAGCCGCCGCCACTCCCCAATGTTCCGTGTCCCACTCATACTGGGGAGCACCACCTAGTGTCCAGTGTGGGAAACAAGAGGCGGAAAGCCAGCCAGGACAACGACGATCAGTCAGAGGCATCAACAACAACCAACACATTCCACAGCATGGCTCCACCTAAAACAACGAAAG CACATATACGTGAAGCTTCCAAATCAAAGTCCAAAAGTCCTGAAACAAGAATACGAGACTATATCACGAA GTTATCAGAGAACAAGCTTACAACGTTTGGGAGTACGATAGCCAACTTTATACAGTGTACCATAGAGAGTCCCGAGACCAACCCTGGCATTGTCACCAGAAAC GTACGCCAGTTTATGACAGGTATCAGGAATTACCTCGTTAAGCATGAACTAGAAGATGTGATTGAAACAGAGCGAACACGG TTACGGTCGAATGAGATCCTGAATGTGGATGCCATTATAGAGAGAGCTCTCCATGTATGTGTTCTGCAGCCTCTCAAACATCACATCTACCAACTGTTTGTCAACGAGTACACCAG AAACGGTAGTGTGAGGAATCTTTCTGAAAACATCCGATACGCCAGAACAAAGTCTCCAGAGGAGATCGGTCTGAGG CCTGGGATCTCGCCCCCGGACAGCACCGTGATGGAATCTATCAAACAGTATCTCACAAAGATGCAGAAAGCATATTCCCCACTCAAGAAGCTGGAGTATCTACTGAGTGCCACTGCCATCATCTATCAGTGT aCCAACAAAGCTGAGCACTCCAGGCCTGGACCTGTTCCCATGGGAGCTGATG ATTTCTTGCCGATGATGATTTATGTGTTGGTACACTGTGGGTTTGTGACGGCGGAGATCGAGTCGGACTATATCTGGGGGCTCATCCATCCATCTCTGTTGAATGGAGAGGGTGGCTACTATCTCACCTCTCTCAGCAGTGCTGTACTCGTCCTCAAAAAGTTCCGCGACATGCAGGAAACACAGACTACGCAACATGAG GGTCACCTACCAGGTATAGAGGACATACAAGGCTTCCTGAAGATTGCCATCCCTGATGAACTGAGAGACAGTATCATCTGGAAAACACTGCCTGTCCGACCCAAAATGCATACCAAGGATGTCT GTACACTGATAGCCCACAAATTCAAGGTGACCAACCCCCAGGACTACGGCCTCTATATACTCATCAAGGGAGAAG AGAGGCGACTGCTGGATGCTGAAATTCCTCAAGATTTGAAAAATGAACACCAGAACAACAAGAAGAACTGTGTTTTTGCCTACAAGCGAACAGCAGCCAACATTGCATGGCCCGTGTCGCTGCAGAAATGA
- the LOC138319243 gene encoding protein sprint-like isoform X2, with protein sequence MKVLRMEDDCYDPVEPGDVEEYQPSSSYQKMLNNIANDLDLLLDEMCDIYPYPETTSNNAKFQSFVKTQQTYTDSSPGRGEDSAFGTLASTDSYSSEQKTRSDSLQSAHLDVFGLNNKGLEIPTYPDRVQTSGSDSCGSEGRNISFLERLTKTHAIWYLSDIGRSGAVHLLKDRDPGNFILRKSSQPQTLALSVQFPEKGVANVDHYLIMSTENGLQLQGSHHYFCNVANLLAFYHQNMEELPHVLTLPPTIMRARTLQELNSLSYLGQDFWTSYRFDKGSNASLQDNCGSRVHSTMMLHKSTSEPINIQGTVVGPEASGHVSLRPHTAQSLQHFPQHHNSRPISSQSSGSSREYLENRCSRSDQSTPNKIFSGQHRHSNVSQDKSSSEHDRNSSDLGSQLVVHHERSSSGQSYTAPMGQMSDTSHSDHERTTSSEQIFPVISRPMREDSPSGSSLTDSGKLKDRDPGNFILRKSSQPQTLALSVQFPEKGVANVDHYLIMSTENGLQLQGSHHYFCNVANLLAFYHQNMEELPHVLTLPPTIMRARTLQELNSLSYLGQDFWTSYRFDKGSNASLQDNCGSRVHSTMMLHKSTSEPINIQGTVVGPEASGHVSLRPHTAQSLQHFPQHHNSRPISSQSSGSSREYLENRCSRSDQSTPNKIFSGQHRHSNVSQDKSSSEHDRNSSDLGSQLVVHHERSSSGQSYTAPMGQMSDTSHSDHERTTSSEQIFPVISRPMREDSPSGSSLTDSGKVCDRCGGSSRSLTPHTLGSSSSLNSIDYNYREESPLSQTHPKPKSHKSNLYCTTSLDLLQLPENQYFKSNLSDKMSDYEDIWKNSTAPTPVPSLKCSVINTPVNSVKGSEPNTPVSCVSIQTDDYTKFHQTDNLNDVHVQKPQQSQKNIMYNLSQNDLNNRPDGSNVINVMPKRRMLRALSLDESNKQNNLSVPMQVDFVGFRAKSEQVIDRPKASVQTQTSPIHKYKPPSLHLHSNSSAASSVASGVKSPVYAEPFDALEPGQIQEQKPTPRQRRRSAPAMGANVQSRKVLGMSHNPKLETIFSPRVEEDSENFTFNQFGANSPAINPAMYKLPPSGGKQNNKKGKREKKWLSNLSVLSRDNVDEVVKKLETIQCDDQSISDTGKRKNGMPEMMVDGIAYDPEEQVTSTLRKFPVYQKQVSVRSCQSEYSTMEDIISNENPSLTVKPIPVMPVKNYRVLSEYDNLTNQYAPPSARSHTSTGTEFCKPWGNNFFESLLIKTNNPKLVPPMDVNERIQAWRTDSQKFRPVSSVRNSVISSSTLLEEEEESICDTPQPDVQPPPLPNVPCPTHTGEHHLVSSVGNKRRKASQDNDDQSEASTTTNTFHSMAPPKTTKAHIREASKSKSKSPETRIRDYITKLSENKLTTFGSTIANFIQCTIESPETNPGIVTRNVRQFMTGIRNYLVKHELEDVIETERTRLRSNEILNVDAIIERALHVCVLQPLKHHIYQLFVNEYTRNGSVRNLSENIRYARTKSPEEIGLRPGISPPDSTVMESIKQYLTKMQKAYSPLKKLEYLLSATAIIYQCTNKAEHSRPGPVPMGADDFLPMMIYVLVHCGFVTAEIESDYIWGLIHPSLLNGEGGYYLTSLSSAVLVLKKFRDMQETQTTQHEGHLPGIEDIQGFLKIAIPDELRDSIIWKTLPVRPKMHTKDVCTLIAHKFKVTNPQDYGLYILIKGEERRLLDAEIPQDLKNEHQNNKKNCVFAYKRTAANIAWPVSLQK encoded by the exons ATGCTGAATAACATCGCCAATGACCTGGACCTACTATTAGATGAGATGTGTGATATTTACCCATACCCTGAAACAACGAGTAACAACGCTAAGTTCCAGTCTTTTGT GAAGACCCAGCAGACGTATACGGACAGTAGCCCTGGGCGCGGGGAGGACAGCGCCTTTGGAACATTGGCGTCAACAGACAGTTACTCCAGCGAGCAGAAGACTCGAAGTGACTCGCTCCAATCTGCTCATCTGGATGTGTTTGGTCTCAACAACAAG GGTTTGGAGATCCCCACGTATCCAGACCGGGTCCAGACTTCAGGCAGCGACTCCTGTGGTTCAGAGGGACGCAACATCTCGTTTTTGGAGCGTCTCACCAAGACACATGCAATATGGTATCTCTCAGACATAGGAAGGTCCGGGGCAGTGCATTTACTGAAGGACCGCGACCCTGGG AACTTCATCCTGAGGAAGTCAAGTCAGCCTCAGACCTTGGCGCTGAGTGTCCAGTTTCCAGAGAAGGGCGTGGCTAATGTTGATCATTACCTGATCATGTCCACAGAGAACGGACTACAACTACAAGGCTCACATCATTATTTCTGTAATGTTGCCAATCTTCTCGCCTTCTACCATCAAAACAT GGAAGAGCTGCCCCATGTTCTCACACTTCCACCCACCATCATGCGTGCCCGCACACTACAGGAACTTAACTCACTCTCCTACCTGGGACAAG ATTTCTGGACATCTTATAGATTTGACAAGGGCTCTAACGCCAGTCTACAGGACAACTGTGGTTCCAGGGTACACTCCACAATGATGCTCCACAAGTCCACTAGTGAGCCAATCAACATACAGGGAACTGTTGTGGGTCCCGAGGCGTCAGGCCATGTGTCCCTGAGGCCCCACACTGCCCAGTCTTTACAACACTTCCCCCAACACCATAACTCACGTCCTATTTCTAGTCAGTCCAGTGGCAGTTCACGAGAATATCTCGAAAATCGGTGTTCTCGATCTGACCAGTCCACTCCAAACAAAATCTTCTCTGGCCAACATAGACATTCTAATGTAAGTCAAGACAAGAGTTCTTCAGAACACGACAGGAATTCGTCGGATTTAGGTTCTCAGTTAGTGGTTCATCATGAACGGTCGTCGTCAGGCCAGAGTTATACCGCTCCGATGGGACAGATGTCTGACACGTCTCACAGTGATCATGAGAGGACGACGTCCTCAGAACAGATATTTCCAGTGATTAGTCGACCAATGCGTGAGGACTCTCCTTCAGGGTCGAGTCTGACAGACAGTGGTAAACTGAAGGACCGCGACCCTGGG AACTTCATCCTGAGGAAGTCAAGTCAGCCTCAGACCTTGGCGCTGAGTGTCCAGTTTCCAGAGAAGGGCGTGGCTAATGTTGATCATTACCTGATCATGTCCACAGAGAACGGACTACAACTACAAGGCTCACATCATTATTTCTGTAATGTTGCCAATCTTCTCGCCTTCTACCATCAAAACAT GGAAGAGCTGCCCCATGTTCTCACACTTCCACCCACCATCATGCGTGCCCGCACACTACAGGAACTTAACTCACTCTCCTACCTGGGACAAG ATTTCTGGACATCTTATAGATTTGACAAGGGCTCTAACGCCAGTCTACAGGACAACTGTGGTTCCAGGGTACACTCCACAATGATGCTCCACAAGTCCACTAGTGAGCCAATCAACATACAGGGAACTGTTGTGGGTCCCGAGGCGTCAGGCCATGTGTCCCTGAGGCCCCACACTGCCCAGTCTTTACAACACTTCCCCCAACACCATAACTCACGTCCTATTTCTAGTCAGTCCAGTGGCAGTTCACGAGAATatcttgaaaatcggtgttctCGATCTGACCAGTCCACTCCAAACAAAATCTTCTCTGGCCAACATAGACATTCTAATGTAAGTCAAGACAAGAGTTCTTCAGAACACGACAGGAATTCGTCGGATTTAGGTTCTCAGTTAGTGGTTCATCATGAACGGTCGTCGTCAGGCCAGAGTTATACCGCTCCGATGGGACAGATGTCTGACACGTCTCACAGTGATCATGAGAGGACGACGTCCTCAGAACAGATATTTCCAGTGATTAGTCGACCAATGCGTGAGGACTCTCCTTCAGGGTCGAGTCTGACAGACAGTGGTAAAGTGTGTGATCGGTGTGGGGGTAGTAGTCGTTCACTAACCCCCCACACTCTGGGGAGTTCCTCCTCCCTAAACTCTATAGACTATAACTACCGTGAGGAATCGCCCTTGTCACAAACTCATCCTAAACCCAAATCGCATAAATCAAACCTTTACTGTACCACCTCTCTTGATCTGCTCCAGCTGCCGGAGAATCAGTATTTCAAAAGTAACTTGTCAGATAAAATGAGTGACTATGAGGATATATGGAAGAACTCCACAGCTCCCACCCCTGTGCCATCATTAAAATGCTCTGTGATAAATACTCCTGTAAATTCTGTTAAGGGATCCGAACCCAATACTCCAGTGTCGTGTGTATCCATACAGACTGACGACTATACCAAATTTCATCAGACAGACAATCTAAATGATGTGCATGTACAAAAACCACAGCAAAGTCAGAAAAACATTATGTACAATTTGTCACAGAATGACCTTAACAATAGACCTGATGGTTCTAATGTGATCAATGTCATGCCTAAACGACGTATGCTCCGAGCACTCAGTCTCGATGAGTCTAATAAACAGAACAATCTCAGTGTGCCAATGCAGGTAGATTTTGTGGGTTTCCGAGCAAAGTCTGAACAAGTGATAGACCGACCAAAGGCTTCAGTTCAAACGCAGACAAGTCCAATACACAAATATAAACCGCCATCTCTTCATCTCCATAGCAACAGTAGTGCTGCTTCGTCTGTTGCATCAGGCGTCAAAAGTCCAGTGTATGCAGAGCCGTTTGATGCCTTAGAACCTGGTCAAATACAGGAACAGAAACCCACACCAAGGCAACGACGCCGATCAGCACCTGCAATGGGTGCCAATGTGCAATCACGGAAAGTATTAGGTATGTCACATAATCCAAAGTTAGAGACCATCTTCTCACCTCGGGTTGAGGAGGACAGTGAAAACTTTACGTTTAATCAATTTGGTGCTAATAGTCCTGCAATTAATCCTGCCATGTATAAACTGCCACCTAGTGGTGGAAAACAGAACAATAAAAAAGGCAAGCGAGAGAAGAAATGGCTGTCTAATCTATCAGTGTTAAGTAGGGATAATGTTGATGAGGTTGTTAAAAAGCTTGAGACTATTCAGTGTGATGATCAAAGTATTAGTGACACAGGGAAACGGAAAAATGGCATGCCTGAGATGATGGTGGATGGCATCGCGTATGATCCCGAGGAACAGGTCACATCAACACTCAGGAAATTTCCAGTGTATCAAAAACAAGTGTCTGTACGCTCATGTCAGTCTGAATACTCGACGATGGAGGATATTATTTCTAATGAAAATCCTTCATTAACTGTTAAACCCATACCTGTGATGCCAGTGAAAAACTATCGTGTTCTGTCTGAGTACGACAATCTAACAAATCAGTATGCCCCTCCCTCAGCACGCTCACACACAAGTACGGGCACTGAATTCTGTAAGCCATGGGGGAATAACTTTTTTGAGTccttattaataaaaacaaataatccGAAGTTAGTGCCCCCTATGGATGTGAATGAGCGTATACAGGCGTGGCGAACTGATAGCCAGAAGTTCCGACCTGTGTCGAGTGTAAGAAACAGTGTGATCTCGAGTTCTACCTTactggaggaggaggaggagtctATCTGTGATACGCCTCAGCCTGATGTACAGCCGCCGCCACTCCCCAATGTTCCGTGTCCCACTCATACTGGGGAGCACCACCTAGTGTCCAGTGTGGGAAACAAGAGGCGGAAAGCCAGCCAGGACAACGACGATCAGTCAGAGGCATCAACAACAACCAACACATTCCACAGCATGGCTCCACCTAAAACAACGAAAG CACATATACGTGAAGCTTCCAAATCAAAGTCCAAAAGTCCTGAAACAAGAATACGAGACTATATCACGAA GTTATCAGAGAACAAGCTTACAACGTTTGGGAGTACGATAGCCAACTTTATACAGTGTACCATAGAGAGTCCCGAGACCAACCCTGGCATTGTCACCAGAAAC GTACGCCAGTTTATGACAGGTATCAGGAATTACCTCGTTAAGCATGAACTAGAAGATGTGATTGAAACAGAGCGAACACGG TTACGGTCGAATGAGATCCTGAATGTGGATGCCATTATAGAGAGAGCTCTCCATGTATGTGTTCTGCAGCCTCTCAAACATCACATCTACCAACTGTTTGTCAACGAGTACACCAG AAACGGTAGTGTGAGGAATCTTTCTGAAAACATCCGATACGCCAGAACAAAGTCTCCAGAGGAGATCGGTCTGAGG CCTGGGATCTCGCCCCCGGACAGCACCGTGATGGAATCTATCAAACAGTATCTCACAAAGATGCAGAAAGCATATTCCCCACTCAAGAAGCTGGAGTATCTACTGAGTGCCACTGCCATCATCTATCAGTGT aCCAACAAAGCTGAGCACTCCAGGCCTGGACCTGTTCCCATGGGAGCTGATG ATTTCTTGCCGATGATGATTTATGTGTTGGTACACTGTGGGTTTGTGACGGCGGAGATCGAGTCGGACTATATCTGGGGGCTCATCCATCCATCTCTGTTGAATGGAGAGGGTGGCTACTATCTCACCTCTCTCAGCAGTGCTGTACTCGTCCTCAAAAAGTTCCGCGACATGCAGGAAACACAGACTACGCAACATGAG GGTCACCTACCAGGTATAGAGGACATACAAGGCTTCCTGAAGATTGCCATCCCTGATGAACTGAGAGACAGTATCATCTGGAAAACACTGCCTGTCCGACCCAAAATGCATACCAAGGATGTCT GTACACTGATAGCCCACAAATTCAAGGTGACCAACCCCCAGGACTACGGCCTCTATATACTCATCAAGGGAGAAG AGAGGCGACTGCTGGATGCTGAAATTCCTCAAGATTTGAAAAATGAACACCAGAACAACAAGAAGAACTGTGTTTTTGCCTACAAGCGAACAGCAGCCAACATTGCATGGCCCGTGTCGCTGCAGAAATGA